The DNA region TGGTCGTCCGCGCCGTGGAAGCGGGCGGGTTCAGCGCCACCGGGCTCGGCGGGCTCGGCGGTTTCGGGCCGTGGTTCTGGCGCGCCCTCCCGCTGCCGCTGCCGGAGCGCCTCGAACTCCTCCGCGTCCTGCTCCCGGCCGACCCGCCCTTCGTCCGCCCCGGGCCCCGCCAGGACCCGGACGGCGGCGGGGACGGCACGGCGACCGGCGGACGTATCGCCACCGGCGGACGTACGGCGACCGGCGGACCTGGCGCGGGCGGCCCCACGGCGGTCCCCGACCCCGGCACGGGCAGCGCCGCCGGCACCCCAGGCAGCCCGCGGGCGGAACGCTTCCTGGACGCCGCCGCCGAACTCCTCGGCGAGGACCCCGCGCGGGCCTTCCCCGCCGTCTGCGGGTGGTTCCACGACGACCGTCCGCTCCAGGCCACCGGCCCCGGCGCGCCCGGCGCCCGCGGCGCGAACTCCCGCGCCGGGGACTCCCGTACGGGCGGTCCCGGTCGGATCACGGTCGCGGACGCGGCGCAGGCGCTGCTGCACACCCACCGCGGCCTCGGTGCGGACGACCTCGCCGAGGCCCTGGTCGCAGCCGGCCATCCCCGCGCGGACGAGGTGCTGGAGGCGCTGGCCGAGGACGAGACCTCCGCGATGTGCCGGGCGGTCGACCGCTGGGCCCACGACGCGCGGCCGGACCGCCATGCCGCGGCAGCCGCGTACGGCAGGCGGGTCGCGCCCCGCGTCCGATCCGAGCCCGACCGCGAGCTGCTGCGGTACGCCGCGCTCGCCCTCCTGGCCAGGACCGGCGACGCCGCGGTGCACGGCGCCGCGCTCGGGCTGCTGGTCCGCGACCCCGTGACGCGGTCCCACCACCTGCCCGCCGCGCTACGGCACTTCACCGCCTTCGGCGCGGCGAGCGGGTCCGCGAGCGAGGGAGGCGCCGCGGACGTCGGCTGCGGCCTGGACCCCGGCGCGTTGACGCCCGCGCTCGACAGCCACCCGGAGCCCGTGCTCGCCGCGTTCGCCACGGTGCTGCGGGCCGCCGACGAGGCCGTGGCGGACGCGGTGCTCGCCGAACTCGCCGTGCCCGACCCCCCGTCCGTCGCCCGCCGCACCGCCGCGCTCGTACGGGACCACCTGCGGCAGCGGCCGGAGCACGCCGCGGCCGTCGCGCGCCACCTGGACCTGCGACTCGAACAAGGGCCCGCGGCCCGCGCGGTGCTGCTCCCCCTGACCGCGGAGCTGCTGCGCGACCACCCCGCGTCCGTACGGCGGGTGCTGGCGCCGGTGTTCGCCGCGCCCGGCACGCGTCGGTCCCGGCCGCTGCGCCAGGAACTGCTGGAAACCGTGCTGGAGTCCGAGCGCGACCACGCCGTCCTCGACGCGCTGCTCACCGCGGCGGCGGACGGCGCCCGCCGCAGGCACCCGCTCCTCACCCGCGACCTCGTGCACCGGCTCGGCCTGCTGATGGGCCGCACCCCGGAGGGTGCCGCCCGATTCGACCGGGGCATCGTCCGACTCGTGGCGTCCAGGCCGGAGTTCGCCGCACAGGTCCGCCGATGGCTCGCGGACGGCGGCAGCTGGGACGCGCTCATCGGCCCGAGCGCCCGCCGCCGCATCGACGCCGTCGCGTGAGGCCCACCGCCGGGCGACCGCGACATGACGGGCGGCGACGCCGCGTGAGATCCGGTGACGCGGCGTGGCGGAAATCCGCCTGACGAGCCGTCGATCCACTCGCGCTCGCCGAACCGGACGCGGCACTCTGGTGACGCCGGAAGGTCTCGGGGGTGAAGGAGCGTTATACGGAGGGGCCGTCCGGTTGGGGCGCGCACGGTGCGATCCACCGCCCGCTCCCCGCGGCCAGGGGACGCCGACCGGGCGTCCGGTACGGACGGCGTTCGCGAGAAGGAGCGCGCGATGGAGTCCGAGCCTTTTACGCCTGACACGCCTGACACGCCCTACGCGGCCTACGGGGCCTACACGTTCACGGCCCTGCGGCTGGACGACCCGGTCGCCCGCGAGCCCGCGCTCACCGGGGCGAAAGCGGCCAACCTCGCCCGCGCCGCCGCACGCGGCCTCCCGGTGCTCCCCGGATTCGTCGTCCTCGCCTCCCCACCGGGCGACGGCCCGGACGCCGACGCGGACTCGCGCCTGGCCGCCGACGCGGGCCCCGGCTCGGACTCCCACACGGTCGCGGGCTCCCCTCCCGGTCGCGATGCCGGCGCCGCGTCCGGACCGGGCGGGCCCGCCGCGGGGTTCGGCGCACTGCAGGCGCTGTGGCGGGAGTTGGCCGGGCCCACGGGCGACCGGCCGCTGGTCGTCCGCTCCTCCTCGGCGCACGAGGACACCGCGGAGTCGTCCATGGCGGGCCGTTTCGCGTCCGTCCTCGACGTACGCGGCTGGGACGCCTTCACCGCGGCCGTCGCCCGGGTCCTGCGATCCGCGGAGGCCGTCGCCCTGCCGACCGTGCCCCGCGCGCGCCGCCCCGAACCGGCCGCCGCCGCGGCCCGCACGTCCGTAGCGCCGAGCGGCCCCGGGGCGCGGGACGCTCCGGCGCACGGCATGGCCGTCCTCGTCCAGCCGATGCTGCGCGCCGCGGCGGGCGGTGTGATGTTCGGCGCGGACCCGGTGCAGGGCCGCTACGACCGCATCCTCGTCAGCGCCGTCACCGGCGGCCCCGACAAGCTGGTCGACGGCAGCACCCAGGGCGTCCGCTACCAGCTGACCCGCCGCGGCCGCGTGCGCGACATCGAGCCCGGCCTGCCGCGCCACGAGCGACCGCTCGGCCGGCGGCGGCTGGCGCGGCTCGCCCGGCTGGCCCGCCGCACCGAGAAGGTCTACGGCGCGCCGCAGGACGTCGAGTTCGGCTTCGACGGCGAGGGCCGGCTGTGGCTGTTCCAGGCCCAAGCCGATCACCGCGATGGCGGCCAGGCCCGCGCGCGGCGCCCGGCTGCTGGGCCCGGGCCCGGTCGCCGAGACGCTGCCGGGCGTGCTGCAGCCGCTGGAGGAGGATCTGTGGCTGGCCCCGATGGACAAGGGGCTCGCGCTCGCCTTGGACATCGCGGGCGCCGCGCCGCGCCGCCAGTTGCGCCGGCTGCCGGTCGTCCGGGCCGTCGGCGGGCGCGCCGCCGCCGACCTGCGCCTGCTCGGCGCGGTGCCGCCCGCCCACCCGGTGCTGGCCTTCGTCAACCCCGCGCCCGGTGCCCGCCGCGCCGCCGCGGCCTGGCGGGTCGGCCGGCTGCGGGCGGCGCTGCCGCTGCTGGCCCGCGACCTGATGGCCGACGTCGACCGGCAGTTGCACGACCTGGCCGCACCGCACGACCTGCTCGGCGGCGAACTCCTCGACGCCATCGCCTGGGGCCGTACCGTCCTGGTCTCGCTGCACGCGCAGGAGTCGCTGGCCGGCACGCTGCTCGACGCGTCCGGCGGCGGCCCCGGCCGCGCCGACGCCGGGCACGTCGGCGCGGACCACGTCGGCGCGGACCACGGCACCACCGCGGCCGGCGAGGCGCTGGCCGTGCTCGCCGAGGGCCGGGCGGCCGGCCACGGCGACGAGGAGCTGATCGCCCAGCACCCGGTGCTGCTCACCCTGCTGCCGCCGACGCTCGGCGCCCGCCCGCACCTGCCGGCCCGGGTCGGCTGGAACGGCGTGCCGCGCGGCGTCGGCTTCCTGTCGGTGCGTGAGGGGCTGCGGCTGCGCATCCGCTGGGTGCAGGAGATGCAGGCGGCGATGGTCGCCGAGGTCGGCGCGCGGATGGACAGCCGCTGCCGGGCGGGCGAGCGGCGCAAGATCGCGCTGCTGCGCTGGCACGAGGTGACGGCGACGGGCACCGGAGGCGACCGGCCCGCCGACCTCGCCGAGCGCTCGCCGCGGCCCGAGACGCCGCCGCTGCCCGCGGCCTTCCGGCTCGCCGACGGGCAGCCGGTCGCGGTGCCGCTCCGCCGTGAGCCCGGGGTCGTGGGGCGACTCCTCGGGGGGCGGGTCGGCGGGTGGCTCGC from Actinacidiphila sp. DG2A-62 includes:
- a CDS encoding PEP-utilizing enzyme; the protein is MAARPARGARLLGPGPVAETLPGVLQPLEEDLWLAPMDKGLALALDIAGAAPRRQLRRLPVVRAVGGRAAADLRLLGAVPPAHPVLAFVNPAPGARRAAAAWRVGRLRAALPLLARDLMADVDRQLHDLAAPHDLLGGELLDAIAWGRTVLVSLHAQESLAGTLLDASGGGPGRADAGHVGADHVGADHGTTAAGEALAVLAEGRAAGHGDEELIAQHPVLLTLLPPTLGARPHLPARVGWNGVPRGVGFLSVREGLRLRIRWVQEMQAAMVAEVGARMDSRCRAGERRKIALLRWHEVTATGTGGDRPADLAERSPRPETPPLPAAFRLADGQPVAVPLRREPGVVGRLLGGRVGGWLANRLGGWLGDRLGGRLGGRLGAGLGGRSAGRLGGGSAGRLGGGSSGQGAGGGQGSGTAWDGVDVPPARPVLVVRSLDPALAPLLPELSGLVAETGSVLSHMAVLAREYRVPTVVGVPDAVHRFPPGTTLTLDGGTGAITVEQARDADGAGPDAADERSAPAAGRDGRGGAGSGRGEAGPGPADARAEYADAGPRHGATGGGGQDGRSERGDLPTGERGAPAGDVAGAHKGAAA